In Collimonas arenae, a single genomic region encodes these proteins:
- the dapC gene encoding succinyldiaminopimelate transaminase, producing the protein MNPLLDRLQPYPFEKLRALFADVTPNPAYKPISLGIGEPKHPTPKFIQQALSDNLNGLASYPSTIGAEPLRAAIAGWLERRYGLPPLDPATQILPVNGSREALFALAQTVVDPAQKDALVMCPNPFYQIYEGAAYLSGAQPYFVNSDPARNFAPDYRSVPDDVWPRVKLLYLCSPGNPTGAVLSLEDWKELFALSDRHGFVIAADECYSEIYFKPEAPLGGLQAANILGRSGYPRLIAFSSLSKRSNVPGMRSGFVAGDAAILKKFLLYRTYHGGAMSPPVQAASVAAWNDETHVVENRAKYMAKFQQVTPVLQTLLDVALPDAGFYLWAKVDKLTNISDTDFAKRLYAEYNVTVLPGSYLARDAHGSNPGQQRIRMALVAEVDECLEAAQRIAAFCRGL; encoded by the coding sequence GTGAATCCATTACTTGACCGGCTGCAGCCCTATCCGTTTGAAAAATTGCGCGCATTATTCGCCGACGTCACGCCCAATCCGGCGTACAAGCCGATCAGTCTCGGCATCGGCGAACCGAAACATCCGACGCCTAAATTCATCCAGCAAGCGCTGAGCGACAACCTGAACGGCCTGGCCAGCTATCCGAGCACCATTGGCGCAGAACCTTTGCGCGCTGCCATCGCTGGCTGGCTGGAACGCCGCTACGGCTTGCCGCCACTAGACCCGGCGACGCAGATCCTGCCGGTCAACGGCTCGCGCGAAGCGCTGTTTGCGCTGGCGCAGACTGTGGTCGATCCGGCGCAAAAAGATGCGCTGGTCATGTGCCCGAATCCGTTCTATCAAATCTACGAAGGCGCCGCTTACCTGTCCGGCGCCCAGCCTTATTTCGTCAATTCCGATCCCGCCCGCAACTTTGCGCCGGATTATCGCAGCGTGCCGGACGATGTCTGGCCGCGGGTCAAGCTGCTGTATTTGTGCTCGCCGGGTAATCCGACCGGCGCCGTGCTGTCGCTGGAAGACTGGAAAGAATTGTTTGCGCTGTCGGACCGGCACGGCTTCGTGATCGCCGCCGACGAATGCTATTCCGAGATTTATTTCAAGCCGGAGGCGCCCTTGGGCGGCCTGCAAGCGGCCAATATACTGGGCCGCAGCGGCTATCCGCGCCTGATCGCTTTTTCCAGCCTGTCAAAGCGTTCCAATGTGCCTGGCATGCGCTCCGGCTTTGTCGCCGGCGATGCCGCCATCCTCAAGAAATTCCTGCTGTATCGTACCTATCACGGCGGCGCCATGAGCCCGCCAGTGCAAGCGGCTTCGGTCGCCGCCTGGAACGACGAAACCCACGTCGTCGAAAACCGCGCCAAATACATGGCGAAATTCCAACAGGTCACCCCTGTACTGCAAACCCTGCTGGACGTTGCCCTGCCCGACGCCGGTTTTTATCTATGGGCAAAAGTAGATAAACTGACAAACATCTCCGATACTGACTTCGCCAAGCGGCTGTATGCCGAATATAATGTAACGGTATTGCCCGGCAGCTATCTGGCGCGCGACGCCCATGGCAGCAATCCGGGACAGCAACGGATCCGCATGGCGCTGGTGGCGGAAGTCGATGAGTGCCTGGAAGCAGCGCAGCGGATTGCGGCGTTTTGCCGGGGCCTTTAA
- the dapD gene encoding 2,3,4,5-tetrahydropyridine-2,6-dicarboxylate N-succinyltransferase, which produces MTQSLQAFIDQAWEQRTEFSPKTAPADVREAVAKVIAELNQGSLRVAEKIDGNWVVNQWIKKAVLLSFRLEDNLPMPAGENMQFYDKVPTKFANYTAEDFAKGGFRVVPPAVARHGSFIGKNVVLMPSYVNIGAYVDEGTMVDTWATVGSCAQIGKNVHLSGGVGIGGVLEPMQANPTIIEDNCFIGARSEIVEGVIVEENSVISMGVYIGQSTKIYDRATGEVTYGRIPSGSVVVSGSLPSADGKYSLYCAVIVKRVDAKTRAKTGINELLREA; this is translated from the coding sequence ATGACTCAATCTCTGCAAGCATTTATCGACCAAGCCTGGGAACAGCGTACCGAATTTTCCCCGAAAACTGCACCCGCCGATGTCCGCGAAGCGGTCGCCAAAGTCATCGCCGAACTCAACCAGGGCAGCTTGCGCGTGGCCGAGAAAATCGACGGCAACTGGGTCGTCAACCAATGGATCAAGAAGGCCGTGCTGCTGTCGTTCCGCCTGGAAGACAACCTGCCGATGCCGGCCGGCGAGAACATGCAGTTCTACGACAAGGTGCCAACCAAGTTCGCCAACTACACCGCTGAAGATTTCGCCAAGGGCGGTTTCCGCGTCGTGCCGCCGGCAGTGGCGCGTCATGGCAGCTTCATCGGCAAGAACGTGGTGCTGATGCCTTCCTATGTCAACATCGGCGCCTATGTCGATGAAGGCACCATGGTCGACACCTGGGCTACCGTCGGCTCCTGCGCGCAGATCGGCAAGAACGTCCACCTGTCCGGCGGCGTCGGCATTGGCGGCGTACTGGAACCGATGCAAGCCAACCCGACCATTATTGAAGACAATTGCTTCATCGGCGCTCGTTCGGAAATCGTCGAAGGCGTGATCGTTGAAGAAAACTCGGTCATCTCGATGGGCGTCTACATCGGCCAGTCGACCAAGATCTACGACCGCGCTACAGGTGAAGTCACTTACGGCCGCATCCCTTCGGGTTCGGTAGTTGTTTCAGGCAGCCTGCCTTCGGCCGATGGCAAGTACAGCTTGTATTGCGCCGTGATCGTCAAGCGCGTCGACGCCAAGACCCGCGCCAAGACCGGCATCAACGAACTGCTGCGCGAAGCCTGA